The Amycolatopsis sp. DG1A-15b genome window below encodes:
- the hpaD gene encoding 3,4-dihydroxyphenylacetate 2,3-dioxygenase: protein MTATPPDVLRCAYAELVVTDLAASRAFYVDVLGLVVTHEDAGALYLRAFEEYLHHSLVLRKGSTPALGVLAYRVRSPADLDLAEAYHRELGVRVERRPAGATRGIGEAVRVLDPLGFPVEFFHEAEHVERFTQRYDVHGAGALSRLDHFNLDTPDVPAAREYYEGLGFRVSEDIRDAAGTVYAVWMFRKPTVHDVALTGGDGPRLHHLAFASHERHQILHICDHLGALRKPEVIERGPGRHGVSNAFYLYVRDPDGHRIEVYTHDYYTGDPDNPVLSWDVHDTQRRDWWGNPVVPSWYTDASLVLDLDGAVQPVVERAEPREAGVTVGADGFSFGSGKAELKLGEQV from the coding sequence ATGACCGCCACCCCGCCGGACGTCCTCCGGTGCGCCTACGCCGAGCTCGTCGTCACCGACCTGGCCGCGTCGCGGGCGTTCTACGTCGACGTGCTCGGGCTCGTCGTCACCCACGAAGACGCCGGCGCGTTGTACCTCCGGGCGTTCGAGGAGTACCTGCACCACTCGCTGGTGCTGCGGAAGGGATCGACGCCGGCGCTCGGCGTGCTGGCCTACCGGGTGCGGAGTCCCGCCGACCTCGACCTGGCCGAGGCGTACCACCGGGAGCTGGGCGTGCGGGTGGAACGCCGTCCGGCGGGCGCGACACGCGGGATCGGCGAGGCCGTGCGGGTGCTCGACCCGCTGGGCTTCCCGGTGGAGTTCTTCCACGAGGCCGAGCACGTCGAGCGGTTCACCCAGCGCTACGACGTCCACGGAGCCGGCGCACTGTCGCGGTTGGACCACTTCAACCTGGACACCCCGGACGTCCCGGCGGCCCGGGAGTACTACGAAGGCCTGGGGTTCCGCGTCTCGGAGGACATCCGGGACGCGGCGGGGACGGTGTACGCGGTCTGGATGTTCCGCAAGCCGACGGTCCACGACGTGGCCTTGACCGGCGGCGACGGCCCGCGGCTGCACCACCTCGCGTTCGCCTCGCACGAGCGGCACCAGATCCTGCACATCTGCGACCACCTCGGCGCGCTGCGCAAGCCGGAGGTGATCGAGCGCGGACCGGGCCGGCACGGCGTGTCGAACGCGTTCTACCTGTACGTCCGCGACCCCGACGGGCACCGCATCGAGGTCTACACGCACGACTACTACACCGGCGACCCGGACAACCCGGTGCTCAGCTGGGACGTCCACGACACCCAGCGCCGCGACTGGTGGGGCAACCCGGTGGTGCCGAGCTGGTACACCGACGCGTCGCTCGTGCTGGACCTCGACGGCGCGGTCCAGCCGGTCGTCGAACGAGCCGAGCCGCGCGAAGCCGGCGTCACCGTCGGGGCGGACGGGTTCTCCTTCGGTTCCGGGAAGGCGGAGCTCAAGCTAGGCGAGCAGGTGTGA
- the hpaE gene encoding 5-carboxymethyl-2-hydroxymuconate semialdehyde dehydrogenase: MTHHVPAGLPDELQHYIGGELVGSVSGKTFDVLDPVSNTPYATAAAGQAEDVDRAVAAARQAFTEGPWPRMLPRARARVLNKIADAVEAQDARLAELETFDTGLPITQALGQARRAAENFRFFADLVVAQADDTYQVPGRQVNYVHRKPIGVAGLITPWNTPFMLESWKLAPALASGCTVVLKPAEFTPLSASLWAGIFAGAGLPPGVFNLVNGFGEEAGDALVKHPHVPLISFTGETTTGRTIYRNCAAHLKGMSMELGGKSPAIVFADADLDAAIDSTLFGVFSLNGERCTAGSRILIERPVYDEFCARYAARAANIVVGDPHDPATEVGALVHPEHHAKVMRYVELGKTEGRLLAGGGRPSGSDSGNFVAPTVFADVPPTARIFQEEIFGPVVALTPFDTEAEALSLANDVEYGLAAYLWTTDLRRAHTFAQSVEAGMVWLNSHNVRDLRTPFGGVKASGLGHEGGYRSLDFYTHQQAVHVSLGPVHPPRFGTVRKGQS, from the coding sequence ATGACGCACCACGTCCCGGCCGGGCTGCCGGACGAGCTGCAGCACTACATCGGCGGCGAGCTCGTCGGCAGCGTTTCGGGCAAGACGTTCGACGTGCTCGACCCGGTCTCGAACACGCCCTATGCGACCGCCGCGGCAGGCCAGGCCGAGGACGTCGATCGCGCGGTCGCGGCCGCTCGCCAGGCGTTCACCGAGGGACCGTGGCCGCGGATGCTGCCGCGGGCCCGGGCGCGGGTCCTGAACAAGATCGCCGACGCCGTCGAGGCCCAGGACGCGCGGCTGGCCGAGCTGGAGACCTTCGACACCGGCCTGCCGATCACCCAGGCGCTCGGGCAGGCGCGGCGCGCGGCCGAGAACTTCCGGTTCTTCGCCGACCTCGTCGTCGCGCAGGCCGACGACACCTACCAGGTGCCCGGCCGGCAGGTGAACTACGTCCACCGCAAGCCGATCGGCGTCGCCGGGTTGATCACGCCGTGGAACACGCCGTTCATGCTGGAGAGCTGGAAGCTCGCGCCGGCGCTGGCTTCGGGGTGCACGGTGGTGCTCAAGCCGGCCGAGTTCACCCCGCTGTCGGCGAGCCTGTGGGCCGGGATCTTCGCCGGTGCCGGGCTCCCGCCGGGGGTGTTCAACCTGGTCAACGGCTTCGGCGAGGAAGCGGGCGACGCACTGGTCAAGCACCCGCACGTCCCGCTGATCTCGTTCACCGGCGAGACCACGACCGGCCGGACGATCTACCGCAACTGCGCCGCGCACCTCAAGGGCATGTCGATGGAGCTGGGCGGCAAGTCCCCGGCGATCGTCTTCGCCGACGCCGACCTCGACGCCGCCATCGACTCGACGCTCTTCGGCGTGTTCTCGCTCAACGGCGAGCGGTGCACCGCCGGCAGCCGGATCCTGATCGAGCGGCCGGTCTACGACGAGTTCTGCGCGCGGTACGCGGCACGCGCGGCGAACATCGTCGTCGGCGACCCGCACGACCCGGCCACCGAGGTCGGTGCGCTCGTGCACCCCGAGCACCACGCCAAGGTGATGCGGTACGTCGAGCTGGGCAAGACCGAAGGCCGCCTGCTCGCCGGCGGCGGCCGCCCGTCCGGTTCGGACAGCGGGAACTTCGTGGCGCCGACGGTGTTCGCCGATGTTCCCCCCACCGCCCGGATCTTCCAGGAGGAGATCTTCGGGCCGGTCGTCGCGCTCACCCCGTTCGACACCGAAGCCGAAGCGCTGAGCCTGGCGAACGACGTCGAGTACGGGCTGGCCGCCTACCTGTGGACGACCGATCTGCGGCGGGCGCACACCTTCGCGCAGTCGGTCGAGGCCGGAATGGTCTGGCTGAACTCGCACAACGTCCGCGACCTGCGCACCCCCTTCGGCGGAGTCAAGGCGTCCGGCCTCGGCCACGAAGGCGGCTACCGGTCGCTCGACTTCTACACGCACCAGCAGGCCGTCCACGTCTCGCTCGGGCCGGTGCACCCGCCCCGCTTCGGCACCGTCCGGAAAGGACAGTCATGA
- a CDS encoding polysaccharide deacetylase family protein codes for MDTVALTFDDGPYPETTPALLAALGGARATFFLWGEHAAAHPDLVRAIAAAGHAIGNHTWTHPQLTTLPEAARDQEVRRTQDLLTRLTGIRPALFRPPYGDTDTSVARVLAAHGLTEVLWSVDTRDWAGCSADEIVTAAGQVQPGGVVLMHEGRPATLDAVPRILAALAERGLRPGPVRG; via the coding sequence ATGGACACGGTCGCGCTGACCTTCGACGACGGCCCGTACCCCGAGACGACGCCGGCGCTGCTGGCCGCGCTCGGCGGCGCGCGGGCGACCTTCTTCCTGTGGGGCGAGCACGCCGCGGCGCACCCGGACCTCGTCCGGGCGATCGCCGCGGCGGGGCACGCGATCGGCAACCACACGTGGACCCACCCGCAGCTGACCACGCTGCCGGAGGCCGCCCGCGACCAGGAGGTCCGGCGCACGCAGGACCTCCTGACCCGGCTGACCGGGATCCGGCCCGCCCTGTTCCGGCCGCCCTACGGCGACACGGACACCTCGGTCGCCCGGGTGCTGGCGGCCCACGGGCTCACCGAGGTGCTGTGGAGCGTCGACACCCGCGACTGGGCGGGCTGTTCCGCGGACGAGATCGTCACCGCGGCCGGGCAGGTGCAGCCGGGCGGCGTCGTGCTCATGCACGAAGGCCGCCCGGCCACCCTGGATGCGGTCCCCCGCATCCTCGCCGCGCTCGCCGAGCGCGGGCTGCGTCCCGGTCCGGTCAGGGGTTGA
- a CDS encoding S9 family peptidase: MGELTAEAVVDRLVPRTPRLSPDGRWVAFVSAPVGRPGKHPESGLWLGPADGSEPPRELVTGAAEDEEPRWSPDSGSVYFLSDRADRGTAQLHRVGREGGAPEQLTDWRAGISAFELMPDGGSVVFLAPEEKATAPDPRIRIVRPASSGSVPANTGTATTAIAGPAAATGAVPPSRPTWDTVDRPDRLWLLDPSTGAVRALGDFGSRHVVEAAARPDGRALAVLTWSAADREPGMYEPALHLLDPATGARQELGVPARESSSLTWWRDETGWHLAYLGITPPGLIGGTAVFAAGDHRNLTAGMSVCPVELAESGDGSLLALFAEGLDTTIRRLDPASGTFTELCRVTGGLQHLSAGGGRIAVVGSTATEPEAVHCGPPVGPLTRLGEPQLRGITWGTQERLSYRADDGWELDGLLILPPGRTRADGPFPLVTIVHGGPYDRYADQFQVGWFRCGQWLAAAGFAVFLPNPRGGLGHGHAFAASVAGDVGGAEFTDLLTGIDLLVEEGVADGDRLGISGGSHGGFMAAWAVANTDRFKAAVVVAGVIDWPLLAATGEYGRYDLALGGRENSPITHADRIATPVLIIHGEDDTNVPLSQAELLHHALGDREHEFVVYPREGHSLRERGHQLDLLHRTRAWFSHLLA; encoded by the coding sequence ATGGGGGAGCTGACGGCGGAGGCCGTGGTCGACCGGCTGGTACCGCGGACACCGCGCTTGTCACCGGACGGCCGGTGGGTGGCGTTCGTGAGCGCCCCGGTGGGCCGGCCGGGGAAGCATCCGGAGAGCGGGCTGTGGCTCGGCCCCGCGGACGGGAGTGAGCCGCCTCGGGAGCTTGTCACCGGCGCGGCGGAGGACGAGGAGCCGCGTTGGTCGCCGGATTCCGGGTCGGTGTACTTCCTCTCGGACCGCGCCGACCGCGGAACGGCGCAGCTGCACCGGGTCGGCAGGGAAGGCGGCGCGCCGGAGCAGCTGACGGACTGGCGTGCGGGAATCAGTGCCTTCGAGCTGATGCCGGACGGCGGCTCGGTGGTGTTCCTCGCGCCGGAGGAGAAGGCCACGGCGCCGGATCCACGGATCCGGATCGTCCGTCCGGCGAGCAGCGGCTCAGTTCCGGCGAATACCGGCACCGCCACCACTGCTATTGCGGGCCCGGCCGCCGCCACCGGGGCTGTCCCACCCTCCCGGCCCACCTGGGACACCGTCGACCGGCCCGATCGGCTCTGGCTGCTCGACCCGTCGACCGGCGCCGTCCGCGCGCTCGGCGACTTCGGCTCGCGGCACGTCGTCGAAGCCGCCGCGCGGCCGGATGGCCGCGCCCTCGCCGTGCTCACCTGGTCCGCCGCCGATCGCGAGCCCGGCATGTACGAACCCGCTCTGCACCTGCTCGACCCGGCCACCGGTGCGCGGCAGGAGCTGGGCGTCCCGGCGCGGGAATCCTCGTCGCTCACCTGGTGGCGCGACGAAACCGGGTGGCACCTGGCCTACCTCGGCATCACCCCGCCCGGCCTGATCGGCGGCACCGCGGTCTTCGCTGCCGGCGACCACCGGAACCTCACCGCCGGGATGAGCGTCTGCCCGGTCGAACTGGCCGAATCCGGCGACGGCTCACTGCTGGCCCTGTTCGCCGAAGGTCTCGACACCACGATCCGGCGCCTCGACCCCGCCTCCGGCACCTTCACCGAGCTCTGCCGCGTGACCGGCGGCCTCCAGCACCTGAGTGCGGGCGGAGGCCGGATCGCCGTCGTCGGGAGCACCGCCACCGAGCCCGAGGCCGTCCACTGCGGACCGCCCGTCGGCCCGCTCACCCGGCTCGGTGAACCGCAGCTGCGCGGGATCACTTGGGGCACCCAGGAACGCCTGTCCTACCGCGCCGACGACGGCTGGGAACTCGACGGCCTCTTGATCCTCCCGCCCGGCCGGACCCGCGCCGACGGACCGTTCCCGCTCGTGACCATCGTCCACGGCGGCCCGTACGACCGCTACGCCGACCAGTTCCAGGTCGGCTGGTTCCGGTGCGGCCAGTGGCTGGCCGCGGCCGGATTCGCGGTGTTCCTCCCGAACCCGCGCGGCGGCCTCGGCCACGGTCACGCCTTCGCCGCGAGCGTCGCCGGGGACGTCGGCGGTGCGGAGTTCACCGACCTCCTCACCGGCATCGACCTCCTCGTCGAAGAAGGCGTCGCCGACGGAGACCGGCTCGGGATCAGCGGCGGGAGCCACGGCGGGTTCATGGCCGCCTGGGCCGTCGCGAACACGGATCGCTTCAAGGCGGCCGTCGTCGTCGCCGGCGTGATCGACTGGCCCCTGCTCGCCGCGACCGGTGAGTACGGCCGGTACGACCTCGCCCTCGGTGGCCGGGAAAACAGCCCGATCACCCACGCGGACCGGATCGCCACCCCGGTCCTGATCATCCACGGCGAAGACGACACGAACGTCCCGCTCTCGCAGGCCGAACTCCTGCACCACGCCCTGGGCGACCGCGAGCACGAATTCGTCGTGTACCCGCGGGAGGGCCACTCGCTCCGCGAACGCGGCCACCAGCTCGACCTCCTGCACCGCACCCGCGCGTGGTTCTCACACCTGCTCGCCTAG
- a CDS encoding class I SAM-dependent methyltransferase, whose product MTQENITVGAVFERLLGPRAEVSITAYDGSRSGPADAPVAIEVRSPLALDYLMSSPGDLGLARAYVAGALDVKGDLYTALRALATQVDQLTPADRLWLLRKLGPRHLRVVKPPAEEHPSRFRRGMTALRHSKARDSEAIASHYDVSNRFYELVLGPSMAYTCAVFPHEGATLEEAQANKFDLVCRKLGLKPGMRLLDVGCGWGGMVAHAVRHYGVEAIGVTLSREQAQWAQKNIVALGIADRAEIRHLDYRDVTETGFDAISSIGLTEHIGARNVPGYFRFLAGKLKPHGRLLNHCITNPDTSVAHRSRGFIDRYVFPDGELEAPGELMTAMHDAGLEVRHSENLREHYATTLAGWCANLDEHWDEAVAEAGAGRSRVWALYLAACRLAFERREIELHHILGVRTDNEGGMSMPLRPDWGV is encoded by the coding sequence GTGACCCAGGAAAACATCACCGTCGGCGCCGTCTTCGAGCGGCTGCTCGGGCCGCGCGCCGAGGTGTCGATCACCGCCTACGACGGCAGCCGCAGCGGTCCGGCCGACGCGCCGGTGGCCATCGAGGTGCGCTCGCCGCTGGCGCTGGACTACCTGATGTCCTCCCCCGGCGACCTCGGCCTCGCCCGCGCGTACGTCGCCGGCGCCCTCGACGTCAAGGGCGACCTCTACACGGCGCTGCGTGCGCTGGCGACCCAGGTCGACCAGCTCACCCCGGCCGACCGGCTGTGGCTGCTGCGCAAGCTCGGCCCCCGCCACCTGCGGGTGGTCAAGCCGCCGGCCGAGGAGCACCCGAGCCGGTTCCGGCGCGGGATGACCGCGCTGCGGCACTCGAAGGCGCGCGACAGCGAGGCCATCGCCAGCCACTACGACGTGTCCAACCGGTTCTACGAGCTGGTCCTCGGCCCGTCGATGGCCTACACGTGCGCGGTGTTCCCGCACGAGGGCGCCACGCTGGAGGAGGCGCAGGCGAACAAGTTCGACCTGGTCTGCCGGAAGCTCGGCCTCAAGCCCGGGATGCGGCTGCTCGACGTCGGCTGCGGCTGGGGCGGCATGGTCGCGCACGCCGTCCGCCACTACGGCGTCGAGGCCATCGGCGTCACCCTCTCCCGCGAGCAGGCCCAGTGGGCGCAGAAGAACATCGTCGCGCTCGGGATCGCCGACCGCGCCGAGATCCGGCACCTCGACTACCGGGACGTCACCGAAACCGGGTTCGACGCGATCTCCTCGATCGGCCTCACCGAGCACATCGGGGCCCGCAACGTGCCCGGCTACTTCCGCTTCCTGGCCGGCAAGCTCAAGCCGCACGGGCGCCTGCTCAACCACTGCATCACCAACCCGGACACCAGCGTCGCCCACCGGTCGCGGGGCTTCATCGACCGCTACGTCTTCCCGGACGGCGAGCTGGAGGCGCCGGGCGAGCTCATGACCGCCATGCACGACGCCGGGCTGGAGGTGCGGCACTCGGAGAACCTGCGGGAGCACTACGCGACGACGCTGGCCGGGTGGTGCGCCAACCTCGACGAACACTGGGACGAGGCCGTCGCCGAGGCCGGTGCCGGGCGGAGCCGCGTGTGGGCGCTCTACCTGGCGGCCTGCCGGTTGGCCTTCGAACGCCGCGAGATCGAACTGCACCACATCCTGGGCGTCCGGACCGACAACGAGGGCGGGATGAGCATGCCGCTGCGACCCGATTGGGGAGTTTGA
- a CDS encoding DUF6292 family protein has product MTASIELPTGYQHPAVPALLGYLRDVTSELGIGLESCTLDHDSPVSAYVALDTRLPHYPDRDVALLWDEERGWAAAIETHSGEDLIVLRYLGGPTVAPPPRRVARFVTALHEDDHTVGRPDPVHLRTAGDAAALAALLRRPAVAR; this is encoded by the coding sequence GTGACCGCATCGATCGAACTCCCGACCGGTTACCAGCACCCCGCCGTTCCCGCGCTGCTCGGCTACCTCCGCGACGTCACCAGCGAGCTCGGCATCGGCCTCGAGTCCTGCACCCTCGACCACGACAGCCCGGTTTCGGCCTACGTCGCCCTCGACACCCGGCTGCCGCACTACCCCGACCGTGACGTCGCCCTGCTGTGGGACGAGGAACGCGGCTGGGCCGCGGCCATCGAGACGCATTCCGGCGAGGACCTGATCGTCCTGCGCTACCTGGGCGGCCCCACCGTCGCCCCGCCGCCGCGCCGGGTCGCGCGGTTCGTCACCGCCCTGCACGAAGACGACCACACCGTGGGACGGCCCGACCCGGTGCACCTCCGGACCGCGGGCGACGCCGCCGCGCTCGCCGCGCTGCTGCGCCGGCCGGCCGTGGCCCGATGA
- a CDS encoding acyl-CoA desaturase, whose amino-acid sequence MTTSTPVKPARPAPKPVLDGKQTIPELITIRTFLLVPFLALAVAVPVFWGWGVSWLDLAIGGAFFLVSTLGVTVGYHRYFTHGSFRAKRALRIALAIAGGLAAQGPVIGWVADHRRHHAFSDREGDPHSPWLFGTSPVALARGFWHAHMGWLFGRDKTNVDRFAPDLAADRDLRVVDRLFPVWVLVSLLLPPLLGGLITLSWWGALTAFLWAGLARISFQHHVTWSVNSICHMIGERPFASRDRSANFWPLAILSMGESWHNTHHADPTSARHGAQRGQIDISARVIWAFEKLGWAWNVRWPTPKRLAALAR is encoded by the coding sequence ATGACCACCTCCACCCCGGTGAAACCCGCGCGCCCGGCACCGAAACCGGTGCTCGACGGCAAGCAGACGATCCCCGAGCTCATCACCATCCGCACGTTCCTGCTGGTCCCGTTCCTCGCGCTGGCCGTCGCCGTCCCGGTGTTCTGGGGCTGGGGCGTCAGCTGGCTCGATCTCGCGATCGGCGGCGCCTTCTTCCTCGTGTCGACGCTCGGGGTCACCGTCGGCTACCACCGGTACTTCACCCACGGCTCGTTCCGCGCGAAGCGGGCCCTGCGGATCGCGCTGGCCATCGCCGGCGGCCTCGCGGCGCAGGGCCCGGTGATCGGCTGGGTCGCCGACCACCGCCGGCACCACGCCTTTTCCGACCGCGAAGGCGACCCGCACTCGCCGTGGCTGTTCGGGACATCCCCGGTGGCGCTGGCCCGCGGCTTCTGGCACGCGCACATGGGCTGGCTCTTCGGCCGCGACAAGACCAACGTCGACCGGTTCGCCCCGGACCTGGCCGCCGACCGCGACCTGCGCGTCGTCGACCGCCTTTTCCCGGTGTGGGTGCTGGTGAGCCTGCTGCTCCCGCCGCTGCTCGGCGGGCTGATCACGCTGTCGTGGTGGGGCGCGCTGACCGCGTTCCTCTGGGCCGGCCTGGCCCGGATCTCCTTCCAGCACCACGTGACGTGGTCGGTGAACTCGATCTGCCACATGATCGGCGAACGCCCGTTCGCCAGCCGCGACCGCTCGGCGAACTTCTGGCCGCTGGCCATCCTGTCGATGGGCGAGTCCTGGCACAACACCCACCACGCGGACCCGACCTCGGCCCGCCACGGCGCGCAGCGCGGGCAGATCGACATCTCGGCGCGGGTCATCTGGGCGTTCGAGAAGCTCGGCTGGGCGTGGAACGTCCGCTGGCCGACCCCGAAGCGGCTCGCCGCACTGGCCCGCTGA
- a CDS encoding FAD-binding oxidoreductase yields MTIDQAGVPEARPGPAFPEHEARVDALRQQLGAISGETTIRLAKRTSNLFRSRTAANHPGLDVSGFSHVLRVDPGTRTADVEGMVTYEQLVDATLPHGLMPLVVPQLKTITLGGAVTGLGIESSSFRNGMPHESVLELEVLTGDGRIVVATPDNEHRDLFHGFPNSYGTLGYALRLRILLEPVKPFVRLRHVRHHDRGKFFEALGEICAKSEHEGEHVDFVDGTVFGPDELYLTLGTFTDTAPTTSDYTWLDIYYRSIQRRETDHLTIRDYLWRWDTDWFWCSRAFGVQHRLPRLLLGRRFLRSSVYWKAVALDRRFRIAERLLKLRRLPPEETIVQDIEVPLGRAAEFLEFFEREIPISPVWICPLRQRPGGVRWPLYELDPEELYVNFGFWSSVPLDPGERDGVHNRMVEAEVTRLGGHKSLYSDSFYTEDEFWRLYNGDAYRELKRAYDPRERLLGLYEKCVRRR; encoded by the coding sequence GTGACCATCGATCAAGCCGGGGTGCCCGAGGCCCGTCCGGGCCCGGCTTTCCCGGAGCACGAAGCCCGCGTCGACGCCCTGAGACAGCAACTCGGCGCGATCAGCGGCGAAACCACGATCCGCCTCGCGAAACGGACGTCGAACCTCTTCCGTTCCCGCACCGCGGCGAACCACCCCGGCCTCGACGTCTCCGGGTTCAGCCACGTCCTGCGCGTCGACCCGGGCACCCGCACCGCCGACGTCGAGGGCATGGTCACCTACGAGCAGCTCGTCGACGCCACGCTGCCGCACGGCCTGATGCCGCTGGTCGTGCCGCAGCTGAAGACGATCACCCTCGGCGGCGCGGTGACCGGGCTCGGCATCGAGTCCTCGTCGTTCCGCAACGGCATGCCGCACGAATCGGTGCTGGAGCTCGAGGTGCTCACCGGGGACGGCCGGATCGTCGTCGCCACGCCGGACAACGAGCACCGCGACCTCTTCCACGGCTTCCCCAACTCCTACGGCACCCTCGGCTACGCCCTGCGGCTGCGGATCCTCCTGGAGCCGGTGAAGCCGTTCGTGCGGCTGCGGCACGTCCGCCACCACGACCGCGGGAAGTTCTTCGAGGCGCTGGGCGAGATCTGCGCGAAGAGCGAACACGAAGGCGAGCACGTCGATTTCGTCGACGGCACGGTCTTCGGCCCGGACGAGCTGTACCTGACGCTCGGGACGTTCACCGACACCGCGCCCACGACGAGCGACTACACCTGGCTGGACATCTACTACCGCTCGATCCAGCGCCGGGAGACCGACCATCTCACCATCCGGGACTACCTCTGGCGCTGGGACACCGACTGGTTCTGGTGCTCGCGGGCGTTCGGCGTCCAGCACCGGCTGCCGCGGCTGCTGCTCGGCCGCCGGTTCCTGCGGTCCTCGGTGTACTGGAAGGCCGTGGCGCTCGACCGCCGGTTCCGGATCGCCGAGCGGCTGCTGAAACTCCGGCGGCTGCCGCCGGAGGAAACGATCGTGCAGGACATCGAGGTCCCGCTCGGCCGGGCCGCGGAGTTCCTCGAGTTCTTCGAGCGGGAGATCCCGATCAGCCCGGTCTGGATCTGCCCGCTGCGCCAGCGGCCCGGCGGGGTCCGCTGGCCGCTGTACGAACTGGACCCCGAAGAGCTGTACGTCAACTTCGGGTTCTGGTCGTCGGTGCCCCTCGACCCCGGCGAGCGCGACGGCGTGCACAACAGGATGGTCGAAGCCGAGGTCACCCGGCTCGGCGGCCACAAGTCGCTGTACTCGGACAGCTTCTACACCGAAGACGAGTTCTGGCGGCTCTACAACGGCGACGCCTACCGGGAGCTCAAGCGCGCCTACGACCCGCGCGAGCGGTTGCTCGGCCTCTACGAAAAATGCGTCCGCCGCCGGTGA
- a CDS encoding DUF6292 family protein — MSILIDFERDTEFSFERRLRGYVGAVARAVGVGWESCTLDAGTPAAAYIALDWRLSRFPGHDLALVWDEVHGWAAAIEDATGEAATVLAYLGGEVLPDPRAVVRFLAAVRADDPDAGTLEAPVLREAGDHERLLAMVPEGKPAGRG; from the coding sequence TTGAGCATTCTGATCGACTTCGAGCGCGACACGGAGTTCTCGTTCGAGCGGCGGTTGCGGGGTTACGTCGGGGCGGTGGCCCGGGCCGTGGGGGTGGGATGGGAGTCGTGCACGCTCGACGCGGGAACGCCCGCGGCGGCCTACATCGCCCTCGACTGGCGGTTGTCCCGCTTCCCCGGCCACGACCTGGCCCTGGTGTGGGACGAGGTGCACGGCTGGGCGGCGGCCATCGAAGACGCCACCGGCGAGGCCGCGACGGTCCTGGCCTACCTGGGGGGCGAAGTCCTCCCGGACCCCCGAGCGGTGGTGCGCTTCCTGGCGGCGGTCCGCGCGGACGACCCGGACGCGGGCACGCTGGAAGCCCCGGTCCTGCGTGAGGCGGGTGACCACGAGCGGTTGCTGGCGATGGTGCCGGAGGGGAAACCCGCCGGCCGCGGGTGA
- a CDS encoding endo-1,4-beta-xylanase, producing the protein MAVVATLGIAVWQAPAASASVPLQYTTNRYVGSAVAAAYLASETDYRAVLTREFDNVTPENEMKWGTVEAVRGQYDWSGADAIVEYARRHHKTVRGHTLVWHSQLPDWVAALPADELRRVLRDHITTEVKRYKGKIRAWDVVNEIFNEDGTRRDTVFRQKLGDGFVADVFRWAHAADPAAKLYINDYNVEGINPKSDAVYDLVKTLRRQGVPISGVGIQGHLSIQYGFPGQYRENLARFAKIGVETAVTEADVRIPTPADAAKLATQASYFGQLWDGCHAVRKCVEFTTWGFTDRHSWVPDVFPGEGAACLFDENLHPKPAYFRLNP; encoded by the coding sequence ATGGCGGTTGTGGCCACTCTGGGTATTGCCGTGTGGCAGGCGCCGGCGGCTTCGGCGTCGGTCCCGCTGCAATACACCACGAACCGTTACGTCGGCAGTGCGGTGGCCGCGGCGTACCTGGCTTCGGAAACCGATTACCGGGCGGTGCTCACGCGGGAATTCGACAACGTGACGCCCGAGAACGAGATGAAGTGGGGCACGGTCGAAGCCGTGCGGGGCCAGTACGACTGGTCCGGCGCGGACGCGATCGTCGAGTACGCCCGGCGGCACCACAAGACCGTCCGCGGCCACACGCTGGTCTGGCACTCCCAGCTCCCGGACTGGGTCGCCGCGCTGCCCGCCGACGAGCTCCGCCGGGTCCTGCGCGACCACATCACCACGGAAGTCAAGCGGTACAAGGGGAAGATCCGCGCCTGGGACGTCGTCAACGAGATCTTCAACGAGGACGGCACGCGCCGCGACACGGTGTTCCGGCAGAAGCTCGGCGACGGCTTCGTCGCCGACGTCTTCCGCTGGGCGCACGCGGCGGACCCGGCGGCGAAGCTCTACATCAACGACTACAACGTCGAAGGGATCAACCCGAAGAGCGACGCGGTGTACGACCTGGTGAAGACGCTGCGGCGGCAGGGCGTGCCGATCAGCGGCGTCGGCATCCAGGGGCACCTGTCGATCCAGTACGGCTTCCCGGGTCAGTACCGCGAGAACCTGGCGCGCTTCGCCAAGATCGGCGTGGAGACCGCGGTCACCGAGGCCGACGTCCGGATCCCGACTCCGGCCGACGCGGCCAAGCTCGCCACCCAGGCGAGCTACTTCGGTCAGCTGTGGGACGGCTGCCACGCGGTCCGCAAGTGCGTCGAGTTCACGACCTGGGGGTTCACCGACCGGCACTCGTGGGTCCCGGACGTCTTCCCGGGCGAGGGCGCGGCCTGCCTGTTCGACGAGAACCTGCACCCGAAGCCGGCGTACTTCCGCCTCAACCCCTGA
- a CDS encoding cold-shock protein: MAQGSVKWFNGEKGFGFIAQDGGGPDVFVHYSEIQGSGFKSLDEGQRVEFEIGQGQKGPQAQRVSVI, translated from the coding sequence ATGGCTCAGGGCAGTGTCAAGTGGTTCAACGGCGAAAAGGGCTTCGGCTTCATCGCGCAGGACGGCGGGGGCCCGGACGTGTTCGTCCACTACTCCGAGATCCAGGGCAGCGGCTTCAAGTCGCTTGACGAGGGTCAGCGCGTGGAGTTCGAAATCGGCCAGGGCCAGAAGGGCCCGCAGGCCCAGCGCGTCAGCGTCATCTGA